CTCTCCCATCCGCCGCTCCCCGGGGACCCGGCCTCCCCGCCGCCCGCGTCCGCCGCTCCCCGGGGACCCGGCCTCCCCGCCGCCCGCGTCCGCCGCTCCCCAGGGACCCGGCCTCCCCGCCGCCCGCGTCCGTCCCTCGGAGGACCCACCTGCGGTCTCACGCCCCCACCGGTCGGGCGGGTCTCGCGCCTGCCCCGCGTCCGGCGTCTCTCGTCCGGTCGGGCCCCTCCGCCGCCCAGGAGGAACAGCGCCCActgcccgcccccgccgccccgcccagCCAGGTCCACTTCCGCTATCGGCCTAGGCCTCCCCGGAAGCGGAGCCGAAGGGGGCGAGGCCTAGAGTTGGGGGGGAGGAGAATGCTCCCCGCCGCTGCGCTCTCTGTTGCCGGGCAACCGGAAACGGGCGGTGACGTCACTGGCCCGGGCCAGGGGCTCAAGGCCGACCAGCGGGAGCTGGCGCAGTGGCAGGAGCGCGAGCGGGTCCGCGAGACAGGGCCAGCCCACAAGGAAGagcgtgcgcgtgcgcgtgccGTGCGCGCGGGCATGGGGCGCggcgtgggggcggggccggaggcgGGGCCGGTGCAGCCCGTTGTCCGTTGCGCGGGCGAGGCCGGCGCTGGGGGCGTGGCGCGGGAGGCGCCGTTGGTTGGTTGGCGGGCGGGCCATGGCTCTGCTGCTGTGCCTCGGCCTGACCGCGGCGCTGGCCCGCGGCTGCCTGCACTGTCACGGCAACTTCTCGGAGAAGTTCTCCTTCTACCGCCATCACGTGAATCTCAAGTCCTGGTGGGTGGGCGACATCCCCGTGTCGGGCTTGCTGCTCAGCGACTGGAGCCAGGACACGATGAAGGAGCTGCACCTGGCCATCCCCGCGGAGATCAGTGAGTGCGGGGCCCCGCCCGGGCGCGCCCCCCGGCCCGGCCAGACTCCCGCCAGACCCCGGCCTGGCCCCGACCCGCGCAGCTCACCGGCCTCCCTCTCCGGCCTCCAGCCCGGGAGAAGCTGAACCAAGTGGCGAACGCCGTGTACCAGAAGATGGATCAGCTGTACCAGGGGAAGATGTATTTCCCCGGTAAGGGGGCGGGCGCCGCGCGCGCGCGGACACCGAGACAGCTCCCCTCCGCCCAGCGCCGGAGGCTGACCTCCCTCCTGCCTACCCCCACAGGGTACTTCCCCAACGAGCTGCGAGCCATCTTTCGGGAGCAGGTGCACCTCATCCAGAATGCAATCATCGAAAGTGAGCAAAGGAAGGGCTTGGGGAGCGCCGCGGGGGTATTTCAGAAGTCCCTCCGGAGCCAGGGGCCCCGGCCAGGGGGTGGCAGAGGCTGCGTGACAGGACTGGGGCTTCTGGCTCAGTGCAGCCGGCTCccaacagagagaaagaagggcagcTCCCCGAGGCAGGGGCCCTTCCTTCCCGTGGGCACCAGCAGGGGGCCTGGATAaaccccagccctcccccagcctgtCCCTGGAGAAGCGGCTGAGTAGGGCTGCTACCCTCCTCCCAGGCTGAGAGCCAGCCTAACCCTAGGTGAGCCTCTGGCAGGGCAAGAAGGCTGGGTCGGGGGTCGcttgggggggctcagtcggttaggtgtcgacttcggctcaggccatgatctcacggttcgggagttcgagccccgcgtccggctctgtgctgacagctcggagcctggagcctgcttcgggttctgtatctctctctctgtccctcccctacttgtgctctctctctctctctctctctctctcaaaaacaaacactaaaaaaaaaattaaaaataataaaaagggtaggtgggggcgggggacaaGTGCCGTCAGTGCCCTCGTCCCCACACAGGCCGCATCGACTGTCAGCGTCACTGTGGTGAGTGAGCCCCTGCCCGGTCCGTGGGGCACAGCGGTGGCGGCAGCCCTGGAGGCCGAGGCGGGGGGAGCCTGCGGCCGCCTCTCCTGTGTTGCAGGCATCTTCCAGTACGAGACCATCTCCTGTACCAACTGCACGGACTCGCACGTCGTCTGCTTTGGCTACAACTGCGAGTAAGGCTCAGGCTCGGGTGGTGACCAGCAAGGGCCCTGTGCCCGTGGGTCTGAGGCTCTCCTGGGACCCTCCCTGTTCCTCCCTGGCCTGTCTCCACCGGGGTCGGGTGGGTGGTAGCCCCTCGGCAGGCCCTGAGTTCTGGATTTGGGGCGCCCCGTCTGCACGCCCCGTGTGCCCACAGGTCATCGGCACAGTGGGAAACAGCTGTGCAGGGCCTCCTCCGGTACATGTGAGTTGGGGCccctgggctcagggaggggacCTTCCCCTCCACGCCTGACGTTCTGATTCCAATCCTGCTGTCGTTGTAGAAATAAGTGGCACAAGTAAGTCCCCTGTCCCCAAACCCAGCATGACTTGTATCAGAGGCGGTGTGCTTATGTGCCCTTGCGGGTGAGTATGCGGAGGGCGGGTGAGTATGCGGAGGGCGGCCACGGGAGGCCGCACCTGCTCCAGTGCTCAGGACCCAGCCCGCCCTTCCTCTGCGCTCAGCTGGCACCAGGGGGCGCAACACCCAAGTTAAAGGTTTCCATAGAGTCTGGTCCTACCCCTGCCCTAAGCAGCTGGCAGGGCTGTGgtcagagctgggggggggggggggggcgcgcggcCCATGACGGATGTGCCCCAGTGGAGGGACTTGGGGGCCACAGGCACAGCACAGCCCTAAAGCTTGGGTCTAACTGGGACCCTGTCATGTCTTTCAGACAGGACGACCACACAAGGTAAGGCCCCCACCCCGTCTGTTCTCTCCAAAACCCTGGCCTGGCCTTCTGGAGGGGAGCACGAGGGAGTCAGAAAAGGGGTGGCACGGGGGCCTCTAAGTCAGGGATGGACGGGGAGGGGCTGGCTAGGGAGACACAGCCGGCAGGGCTCTCTCTGCACCTGGGACAAGCTGGACGTCACCCCTGCAACCACACCCAAGTGATCACTTCGAATAAACATCGgatcttcctcccctctcctggaTGCACAGAACCACTCCAGCTTTGTGAGTGGCGCAAAGGAGGGAGGCTCTGAGGACCTGGGTGGACTCTGCAGGCAGGGTCGAGCCTAAGCCAGAGGTCAAAACCCAATGGCCAGCTTGCTGCAGCCTCCCACCCCCTTTTTGCAGCCCCTTGCAAGAGAGTTGGGCTCGACCCCGATGCTGTTTAGGGGATGGGTACAGGCCACGAGACCTCCAAGTTGAGCTTTGAGGGTTGTCTGCAGCCCTGTCACATGCCCCAGGCCCGTAGCAAAGACcttggtttgggggggggggggggaggtggaa
This sequence is a window from Prionailurus bengalensis isolate Pbe53 chromosome A2, Fcat_Pben_1.1_paternal_pri, whole genome shotgun sequence. Protein-coding genes within it:
- the IZUMO4 gene encoding izumo sperm-egg fusion protein 4 isoform X1, with protein sequence MALLLCLGLTAALARGCLHCHGNFSEKFSFYRHHVNLKSWWVGDIPVSGLLLSDWSQDTMKELHLAIPAEITREKLNQVANAVYQKMDQLYQGKMYFPGYFPNELRAIFREQVHLIQNAIIESRIDCQRHCGIFQYETISCTNCTDSHVVCFGYNCESSAQWETAVQGLLRYINKWHKQDDHTRTTPAFLMSPSFTCLEPPHLANLTLENASECLTQH
- the IZUMO4 gene encoding izumo sperm-egg fusion protein 4 isoform X2; the protein is MALLLCLGLTAALARGCLHCHGNFSEKFSFYRHHVNLKSWWVGDIPVSGLLLSDWSQDTMKELHLAIPAEITREKLNQVANAVYQKMDQLYQGKMYFPGYFPNELRAIFREQVHLIQNAIIESRIDCQRHCGIFQYETISCTNCTDSHVVCFGYNCESSAQWETAVQGLLRYIQDDHTRTTPAFLMSPSFTCLEPPHLANLTLENASECLTQH